A stretch of Anas acuta chromosome 3, bAnaAcu1.1, whole genome shotgun sequence DNA encodes these proteins:
- the LOC137855022 gene encoding sterile alpha motif domain-containing protein 12-like: MDTEAQDGAKAVSEGCLLAEVSEGPPAQWSVPEVCAWLGARCGDGDLVQLAAEHGVSGRALLRMTEGILRRMGVAPRSRRRELLRELLGLRLQQELEELLSIVGE, encoded by the exons ATGGACACCGAGGCGCAGGATGGTGCCAAGGCTGTGTCGGAGGGATGTTTGCTGGCCGAG GTCTCAGAGGGGCCCCCAGCACAGTGGTCGGTGCCAGAGGTGTGCGCCTGGCTGGGTGCACGGTGCGGGGACGGGGACCTGGTGCAGCTGGCGGCCGAGCACGGGGTCAGCGGCCGGGCCCTGCTGCGAATGACCGAGGGGATCCTGCGGCGCATGGGGGTCGCCCCCCGCAGCCGGCGCCGGGAGCTGCtgcgggagctgctggggctgcggctgcagcaggagctggaagagctgctgagcaTCGTCGGGG AGTGA